A section of the Apostichopus japonicus isolate 1M-3 chromosome 1, ASM3797524v1, whole genome shotgun sequence genome encodes:
- the LOC139978018 gene encoding periodic tryptophan protein 1 homolog, giving the protein MSNSSVITCVAWIRKGEATSLPKYALKEDELKDMESRLVASLEEDDKKQWSSDSDDSESDDEIPLKKKKTTEKVELQQIDPLEESLEGLEKFNLENYDNEDGEEDDIAGGYRDLASLAVFSNNKEDPYMTKVTDEEDKDEEDDFELRPDDNLIIVGRTEEDGAILEVYVFNEEEDSLYVHHDLLLPSFPLALEPVKPHTTGKNNYVAVGYFTPNIDIWDLNVVDSLEPAFSLGQKKKMKKKSKKVKSKPTEGHTDAVLDLSWNHNVCNILASSSADNSVALWDMESQKMLSSLTHHTDKAQCVEWHPFEGQCLLTGGCDGLVAAVDCQSSKHPATTWQIDGEVEKIIWNHFSPHQFYVSSDKGFVQGFDLRTDKPLFTLKAHEDAVTCMSMSHYLEGALATVSADHTCKLWRIQDNKPSLLVTKEPKMGIIHCSAFCPDNPSLLALGGGRDSLRTFNFQDDYGQAFKKQEHFAAKFVKGLDEDSSSEDG; this is encoded by the exons ATGTCCAATAGCAGTGTTATAACTTGTGTAGCTTGGATCAGGAAGGGAGAAGCAACTTCACTTCCAAAATAC GCTTTGAAGGAAGATGAATTGAAAGATATGGAAAGCAGACTTGTGGCAAGTCTGGAAGAGGATGACAAGAAACAGTGGTCTTCAGACAGCGATGATTCTGAATCGGATGACGAGATTCCgctgaaaaagaagaaaaccacaGAGAAAGTTGAACTCCAGCAGATAGATCCTCTAGAGGAGAGCTTGGAGGGGTTGGAGAAATTTAACTTAGAGAATTATGACAATGAAGATGGAGAAGAAGATGACATTGCTGGGG GTTACAGAGACTTGGCATCTTTAGCTGTGTTCTCCAACAACAAAGAAGATCCATACATGACAAAAGTCACAGATGAG GAGGACAAAGATGAAGAAGATGACTTTGAATTGAGACCTGATGATAACTTGATTATAGTCGGAAGGACAGAAGAGGATGGCGCCATCTTGGAAGTCTATG TGTTTAACGAAGAAGAAGATTCCTTGTATGTCCACCACGATCTCCTACTGCCATCATTTCCCCTGGCATTGGAGCCTGTGAAACCACATACGACCGGAAAAA ATAATTACGTTGCCGTTGGTTACTTCACTCCAAACATTGATATTTGGGATTTAAACGTCGTGGATAGTTTAGAGCCTGCTTTCTCTCTGggacagaagaagaagatgaagaagaaatcAAAG AAAGTCAAGAGTAAACCAACGGAGGGTCATACTGATGCTGTGTTAGATCTGTCTTGGAACCACAACGTCTGCAATATCCTGGCCAGTTCGTCCGCAGATAATTCTGTTGCATTGTGGGACATGGAATCGCAGAAAATGCTTTCATCATTAACACATCACACTGACAAG GCCCAGTGCGTTGAGTGGCATCCGTTTGAAGGCCAGTGTCTTTTAACCGGAGGCTGTGACGG TTTAGTTGCTGCCGTAGATTGTCAGTCCTCGAAGCATCCAGCCACAACCTGGCAGATTGATGGCGAAGTAGAGAAGATTATCTGGAATCACTTTAGTCCGCATCAGTTCTAT GTCAGCTCAGATAAAGGGTTTGTTCAAGGGTTTGATCTTCGGACAGACAAACCTCTCTTCACACTGAAAGCGCACGAAGATGCAGTAACTTGCATGAGTATGAGCCATTACTTAGAGGGCGCCCTTGCCACAGTTTCTGCAGACCATACTTGCAAACTTTGGAGGATACAG GACAACAAGCCGTCACTCCTGGTAACCAAGGAGCCCAAGATGGGTATCATTCATTGTTCTGCCTTTTGTCCTGACAACCCTAGTCTGCTAGCTCTCGGAGGTGGCAGGGATAGTCTCAGAACCTTTAACTTTCAAGATGATTATG GTCAGGCTTTTAAGAAGCAGGAGCATTTTGCAGCAAAGTTCGTGAAAGGTTTGGATGAAGACAGCTCTTCAGAAGATGGATGA
- the LOC139977857 gene encoding beta-parvin-like isoform X1 — translation MSSTTPKKEPGSPTKEKSFIEKVTTLGRKKKKDSQDLDDLNLEGIHAIDSPGSPVDIVDQLDINLEEGEEIYLIESESKDDAKLKELMQVLKEWISEELKEQRIIIRNLEEDLHDGQILGNLVEKLSGVKLEVREVMQSEVFQKQKLTRVLEMVNQQMNMQRWTKLKWSVDSIHSRNLIAILHLLVALAFHFKAPIRIPEYVEAKAVYIQKQEGMLHAKKVTVQITATNEAVGGRFERDAFDTLFDHAPDKLNVVKKSLVTFANKHLNKLHIEVTDLDNQFDDGVFFILLMGLLEGYFVPLHCYHMTPENFEEKVHNVNFAFELMEDAGLPKAKARAEDVAQGHLKSVLRTIYNLFLKHKQADNKI, via the exons ATGTCATCGACAACACCCAAAAAAGAGCCTGGCTCTCCAACCAAGGAAAAGTCGTTTATTGAAAAAGTGACGACACTTGgcaggaaaaagaagaaagacagTCAAGACT TGGATGACTTAAATCTTGAGGGCATTCATGCCATTGATTCTCCTGGAAGCCCTGTGGATATAGTAGACCAGCTTGATATTAATTTAG AGGAAGGTGAAGAAATTTACCTCATCGAATCTGAATCCAAAGACGATGCGAAGTTGAAAGAGTTAATGCAG GTATTGAAAGAATGGATCTCAGAAGAACTCAAAGAGCAGCGGATCATTATCAGAAATTTAGAAGAAGATCTTCATGATGGACAAATTCTTGGAAATCTTGTTG AGAAATTGTCCGGTGTGAAACTGGAAGTAAGGGAGGTGATGCAGTCGGAGGTTTTCCAGAAGCAGAAACTGACAAGGGTTTTGGAAATGGTTAATCAACAAATGAATATGCAACGTTGGACAAAGTTAAAATGGAGTGTGGACA GTATTCATTCTAGGAATCTcattgccattcttcatctccTGGTGGCTTTAGCGTTTCATTTCAAAGCTCCGATCAGGATACCAGAATATGTGGAAGCTAAAGCAGTTTACATCCAG AAACAAGAGGGAATGCTGCATGCCAAGAAAGTCACCGTGCAAATAACTGCAACTAATGA gGCTGTTGGAGGAAGATTTG AGAGAGATGCTTTCGATACTCTGTTTGATCATGCACCAGACAAGCTGAATGTTGTCAAAAAG TCACTGGTAACATTTGCAAACAAACATCTGAACAAGCTTCACATTGAAGTCACTGATTTAGACAATCAG tTTGATGATGGTGTGTTCTTTATCTTGTTGATGGGTCTTCTGGAAGGTTACTTTGTACCCCTGCACTGTTACCACATGACACCTgaaaactttgaagaaaag GTGCACAATGTGAACTTTGCCTTTGAGCTGATGGAGGACGCTGGTTTGCCCAAAGCCAAAGCGCGAGCCGAAG ACGTGGCCCAGGGTCACCTTAAGTCTGTTCTTCGAACTATCTACAACCTTTTCCTAAAACATAAACAGGCTGACAACAAAATCTGA
- the LOC139977857 gene encoding beta-parvin-like isoform X2 has product MSSTTPKKEPGSPTKEKSFIEKVTTLGRKKKKDSQDLDDLNLEGIHAIDSPGSPVDIVDQLDINLEEGEEIYLIESESKDDAKLKELMQVLKEWISEELKEQRIIIRNLEEDLHDGQILGNLVEKLSGVKLEVREVMQSEVFQKQKLTRVLEMVNQQMNMQRWTKLKWSVDSIHSRNLIAILHLLVALAFHFKAPIRIPEYVEAKAVYIQKQEGMLHAKKVTVQITATNEAVGGRFERDAFDTLFDHAPDKLNVVKKSLVTFANKHLNKLHIEVTDLDNQFDDGVFFILLMGLLEGYFVPLHCYHMTPENFEEKVHNVNFAFELMEDAGLPKAKARAEDIVNFDLKSTLRVLYNIFTKYKHLS; this is encoded by the exons ATGTCATCGACAACACCCAAAAAAGAGCCTGGCTCTCCAACCAAGGAAAAGTCGTTTATTGAAAAAGTGACGACACTTGgcaggaaaaagaagaaagacagTCAAGACT TGGATGACTTAAATCTTGAGGGCATTCATGCCATTGATTCTCCTGGAAGCCCTGTGGATATAGTAGACCAGCTTGATATTAATTTAG AGGAAGGTGAAGAAATTTACCTCATCGAATCTGAATCCAAAGACGATGCGAAGTTGAAAGAGTTAATGCAG GTATTGAAAGAATGGATCTCAGAAGAACTCAAAGAGCAGCGGATCATTATCAGAAATTTAGAAGAAGATCTTCATGATGGACAAATTCTTGGAAATCTTGTTG AGAAATTGTCCGGTGTGAAACTGGAAGTAAGGGAGGTGATGCAGTCGGAGGTTTTCCAGAAGCAGAAACTGACAAGGGTTTTGGAAATGGTTAATCAACAAATGAATATGCAACGTTGGACAAAGTTAAAATGGAGTGTGGACA GTATTCATTCTAGGAATCTcattgccattcttcatctccTGGTGGCTTTAGCGTTTCATTTCAAAGCTCCGATCAGGATACCAGAATATGTGGAAGCTAAAGCAGTTTACATCCAG AAACAAGAGGGAATGCTGCATGCCAAGAAAGTCACCGTGCAAATAACTGCAACTAATGA gGCTGTTGGAGGAAGATTTG AGAGAGATGCTTTCGATACTCTGTTTGATCATGCACCAGACAAGCTGAATGTTGTCAAAAAG TCACTGGTAACATTTGCAAACAAACATCTGAACAAGCTTCACATTGAAGTCACTGATTTAGACAATCAG tTTGATGATGGTGTGTTCTTTATCTTGTTGATGGGTCTTCTGGAAGGTTACTTTGTACCCCTGCACTGTTACCACATGACACCTgaaaactttgaagaaaag GTGCACAATGTGAACTTTGCCTTTGAGCTGATGGAGGACGCTGGTTTGCCCAAAGCCAAAGCGCGAGCCGAAG ATATCGTTAACTTTGATCTGAAGTCCACGCTGAGGgttctttacaacatttttaCCAAATACAAACATCTTTCTTGA